AGAACCTGATGCAGGAGTTTGCTTCGGACCTGGATGCGACTGTGACCCAGGTTCTTCAGGGTGTGTCCGGCGCGGCTGAGGAGATGAACGCGACGGCGCAGTCGATGTCCTCGATCGCGGAGGAGACCAAGGTGCAGGCGACCTCGGCCTCCTCTGCGTCGAACGAGGCTTCGGCCAACGTGCAGACGGTGGCTTCGGCCTCGGAGGAGCTGAGCGGCTCGATCCGCGAGATCGCCCGCCAGGTGGAGCAGTCGGAGAGCATCTCGAAGAAGGCGGTCGAGCAGGCCAACGAGACCCAGGGCACGGTGCGCCAGCTGGCCTCGGCGGCGGAGCGGATCGGCGAGGTTGTCAGCCTGATCTCGGACATCGCCGAGCAGACCAACCTGTTGGCGCTCAATGCGACCATCGAGGCGGCGCGGGCCGGCGAGGGCTTCGCGGTGGTGGCGAGCGAGGTGAAGAACCTGGCGACCCAGACGGCCAAGGCGACCGAGGAGATCGGCCAGCAGATCGCCGAGGTTCAGAGCGCCACGGGCGGTGCCGTGGAGGCGATCGAGGTGATCGCCAAGACGGTGGAGGAGATCTCGACCATCGCCGGGACGATCGCGGTTGCGGTGGACGAGCAGACCTCGGCGACGGGCGAGATCGCGCGCAACGTCCAGGAGGCGGCGACGGGCACCAGCGAGGTCACCCAGACGCTCGGCGGCGTGAACGACGGTGCCGACGAGACCAGCCGTGCGGCCGGTCAGGTGCTCTCGGCGGTGGGCGAGCTGAGCCGGCAGACCGACGGTCTGCGTAGCGAGGTCGATGCCTTCCTGCAGCGCCTGAAGGCGGCGTAAACGGTTCCGCCAAGTGCGTCTGATCTAGCGCAAAGCCCTCACGTTCCTCGCACGTCTAGTCTGCGGCCCATCTCTGGAGCGTGATTGTCCTGACTGGAAGTGGTTTCGCTTCCAGTCAGGACGTGAATCGCGCTCTAACTCTATGATAGAGTAGGATCGATCTTGCTCTAGGGCTGAACGGCTGGCGCACATCGATGGACTCCGGGGCTTTTCCGCGTGCGCTGTCGCGCCGCCACTATGATCTTGTCATCTTCGACCTTGACGGGGTCCTGACCGATACGGCCGCGCTGCACGCGCGCGCCTGGAAGGCCCTGTTCGACGGCTTTCTGAAAGATCGCGGTCTCGGTCCGCCCTTCGACCCGGAGTCCGACTACCGCCGTTACGTGGACGGCCGGCCGCGCCTGGACGGCATTCGCTGCTTCCTGGCGGCGCGCGAGATTTCGGTCGAACCCGACACCCTGACCCGCCTCGCCGCCGAGAAGAACGCCGCCTTCCGGCATTTGCTGGAGGTCGAGGGCGTGCCCTTGCTGCCGGCCAATATCGGATTTCTGCGCCAGGTCAAGGCGGCGGGATTCCGCACGGCCGTCGTCTCGGCCAGCCGAAACGCCCCCGCGATACTGGAAGCCGCCGGACTGATGGACGGCATCGATACCCTGATCAGCGGGGTCACGGCGGCCGAGGAAGGCCTGGCCGGCAAGCCGGCGCCCGACACTTTTCTGGCCGCCGCCGCGCGTCTGGGCATTGAGCCGCTGCGCTCTCTGGTCGTAGAAGATGCCGAGGCCGGGGTCGAGGCGGCCCGCGCCGGCGGCTTCGGGCTGGTGATCGGCTTGGCTGGGCGCGGTGGACCGGCGACAGTCCGGACGGGCTTGGCGCAGCGGGGGGCGGATCTGGTGGTCGAAGATCTCAGCGAAGTGGCCATCCATGGCGATGTGCCGCTCAGGCCGGCGGCCGAGCTGCCCTCGGCGCTCGAG
This genomic window from Algihabitans albus contains:
- the otsB gene encoding trehalose-phosphatase; amino-acid sequence: MDSGAFPRALSRRHYDLVIFDLDGVLTDTAALHARAWKALFDGFLKDRGLGPPFDPESDYRRYVDGRPRLDGIRCFLAAREISVEPDTLTRLAAEKNAAFRHLLEVEGVPLLPANIGFLRQVKAAGFRTAVVSASRNAPAILEAAGLMDGIDTLISGVTAAEEGLAGKPAPDTFLAAAARLGIEPLRSLVVEDAEAGVEAARAGGFGLVIGLAGRGGPATVRTGLAQRGADLVVEDLSEVAIHGDVPLRPAAELPSALEDIEGLRRTADGRSFAFFLDYDGTLTGIVERPDLAVLSVEMRAALAELARSFTVAVVSGRGLDDVRKLVGVPGLIYAGSHGFEIEGPAGLSVQAEHGTEFLPALDAMETALRAGLEAVPGALVERKRFSVAVHYRLVALDDQPRFDAVVDAVLGEHPEFRKGLGKKVYELQPDIEWDKGHAVRWVIDALKLDLREVLPIYIGDDVTDEDAFRALADDGLGILVRDGAAVQTAARYGLESPEDVGRFFTLLLERDA